One window from the genome of Nicotiana tomentosiformis chromosome 5, ASM39032v3, whole genome shotgun sequence encodes:
- the LOC104111886 gene encoding pentatricopeptide repeat-containing protein At3g49740, translating into MFDEMPQRNLAVWNAMITGCAESGRHEIALNLFQRMHFLGVRYDNYAFASVLSLCHMELLDFGRQVHSMVIKTGFLSRASVLNALVTMYFNCKNGFDALLVFEEAGDKVPDPVTYNAMIAGLVSTERAEEALIMFKDMQKFSLRPTELTFVSILSSCSHIRIAYQLHAQVARIGLESYTSIANATITMYASCGDLNAVSLVFERLKEKDTVSWNAMITSYAQNSLDRAAIFTYLQMQREGIEPDEFTMGSVLASSESLVVVEIIFGVALKKALILKTEVSNALLSAFCKHGEMNQACQVFNDMFPRNLISWNTLISGCHLNGLPLECLHLFSKIVSEGLMPNPFTLSIILSVCASISALQQGKEIHAYILKSGLFSEISLGNALITLYAKCGMLHWSLKVFQIMTEKDIVSWNSVITAYAQHGKGREAVHCFEKMQELGVVKPDNTSFNAVLSACSHSGLIDKGIEVFTSMIHTYGIEPTTDHFSCIVDLLGRAGYLDEAEKLVKDRHVDVDSTVWWTLFSSCAAYGDVRLGRIAAGFLLETEKDNPTVYVLLSNIYANAENWEDSANVRKLMNKCGVLKQPGSSWIGS; encoded by the coding sequence ATGTTTGATGAAATGCCGCAAAGGAATTTGGCGGTTTGGAATGCAATGATTACTGGGTGTGCTGAAAGTGGGCGTCACGAGATTGCTTTGAATTTGTTTCAAAGAATGCATTTTTTGGGTGTTAGATATGATAATTATGCTTTTGCTAGTGTTTTGAGTTTGtgtcatatggagctattggattTTGGAAGACAAGTGCATTCAATGGTCATTAAGACCGGGTTTTTGTCCAGAGCTTCAGTGCTTAATGCTTTGGTTACGATGTATTTTAACTGTAAGAATGGTTTTGATGCTTTATTAGTATTTGAGGAAGCTGGGGATAAAGTGCCTGATCCTGTAACTTATAATGCAATGATTGCTGGTTTAGTGAGTACGGAAAGAGCTGAAGAGGCCTTAATAATGTTCAAGGATATGCAGAAGTTTTCCTTGAGACCCACTGAGCTCACTTTTGTGAGCATATTGAGTTCATGTTCACATATTAGGATTGCTTATCAACTGCATGCTCAAGTTGCGAGAATAGGTTTAGAAAGCTATACATCCATTGCTAATGCAACAATAACAATGTATGCCAGTTGCGGGGACTTGAATGCAGTCTCTTTAGTTTTTGAAAGGCTAAAGGAGAAGGATACTGTGTCGTGGAATGCCATGATTACGAGCTATGCCCAAAATAGTTTGGACAGAGCAGCAATTTTCACATACCTTCAGATGCAGAGGGAAGGAATAGAGCCAGATGAGTTTACAATGGGCAGCGTACTAGCAAGCTCAGAATCTCTAGTAGTTGTTGAAATAATTTTCGGTGTTGCATTGAAGAAGGCACTTATCTTGAAAACGGAAGTATCTAATGCACTGCTCTCTGCATTCTGTAAGCATGGTGAAATGAATCAGGCTTGTCAAGTTTTTAATGACATGTTTCCCAGAAACCTGATCTCTTGGAATACATTGATTTCTGGTTGTCATCTAAATGGACTACCCTTGGAGTGCTTGCACCTCTTCTCTAAGATTGTTAGTGAAGGTTTAATGCCTAATCCTTTTACTCTCAGCATCATTTTGAGTGTTTGTGCCAGCATTTCAGCTCTACAACAAGGGAAGGAGATTCACGCTTACATTCTCAAATCTGGATTGTTTTCAGAAATATCCTTAGGAAATGCTCTCATCACATTGTATGCAAAATGTGGAATGTTGCACTGGTCTCTAAAGGTGTTCCAGATAATGACAGAAAAAGACATAGTTTCTTGGAACTCAGTAATTACTGCCTATGCACAGCACGGGAAAGGAAGGGAAGCTGTACATTGCTTTGAGAAGATGCAAGAATTAGGTGTGGTCAAACCAGATAACACCAGCTTTAATGCAGTCCTGTCAGCTTGCAGCCATTCAGGCTTAATTGATAAAGGCATTGAAGTTTTTACCTCTATGATTCATACGTACGGTATAGAGCCTACAACAGACCACTTCTCTTGCATTGTCGATCTTCTAGGTCGGGCTGGGTATCTTGATGAGGCTGAAAAACTTGTCAAAGATAGGCACGTTGATGTAGATTCCACTGTTTGGTGGACATTATTCAGTTCATGTGCTGCTTATGGCGATGTTAGACTAGGCAGAATTGCTGCGGGATTTCTGCTTGAGACCGAAAAGGATAACCCCACGGTTTATGTTCTTTTATCCAATATTTATGCCAATGCAGAGAACTGGGAGGACTCTGCTAATGTGAGGAAATTGATGAATAAATGTGGAGTGTTAAAGCAACCAGGAAGTAGTTGGATAGGATCCTAA